A part of Geotrypetes seraphini chromosome 9, aGeoSer1.1, whole genome shotgun sequence genomic DNA contains:
- the LOC117366422 gene encoding putative nuclease HARBI1 → MPVHLKVTTVLAFLATGSFQSVLASSNGLTQPAISNCLTQFFNAFLTHTRDYISLPTTPQALQDSMRQFYNVAQFLSVIGVVNCTHVALRPPRADEASYRNRKVFHSMNMQVVCNAQGEILDVCARYPGSTHDAYIVQHCGLHRRATQGHFNGAWCLGYRGYPQRVWLMTPIVHPHTAAEEEYNRCHRATRSIIERTFGQLKNCFRCLDHSGGQLLYRPEKVAQIFVACCMLHSLAVRKHQPLPDPPQQQLQQPPDGDDDDFTPQHRAEHSASQEGFNARHRLIQTHFL, encoded by the exons ATGCCAGTGCATTTAAAAGTAACAACAGTCCTTGCTTTCCTGGCAACTGGGAGCTTCCAGTCTGTATTGGCATCCAGCAATGGGCTCACTCAACCTGCCATTTCCAACTGCCTCACCCAATTTTTTAATGCCTTCCTAACCCACACCCGTGACTAcatctccctccccaccactcCCCAGGCCCTACAGGACAGTATGAGGCAGTTCTACAATGTGGCACAATTCCTCTCCGTCATCGGAGTGGTAAACTGTACTCATGTTGCCCTCAGACCCCCTCGGGCAGATGAGGCCAGTTACCGGAATAGGAAAGTGTTCCACtccatgaacatgcaggtggtgTGCAATGCCCAGGGAGaaatcctggatgtgtgtgccagATACCCTGGCTCCACACACGATGCCTACATAGTGCAGCATTGTGGCCTCCACAGGAGAGCAACCCAGGGGCACTTCAATGGCGCTTGGTGTCTTG GTTATAGGGGGTATCCTCAGCGAGTCTGGCTGATGACTCCGATTGTCCACCCTCACACTGCAGCTGAGGAGGAATACAACCGGTGTCACAGAGCCACCAGGAGCATCATCGAAAGAACATTTGGGCAGTTAAAAAACTGCTTTAGATGCCTGGATCACTCGGGGGGCCAGCTGCTATACAGGCCTGAGAAGGTGGCTCAGATCTTCGTGGCATGCTGCATGTTGCATAGCCTTGCAGTACGCAAACACCAGCCATTGCCGGATCCCCCACAGCAACAACTGCAGCAGCCACCTGATGGCGATGATGACGACTTTACCCCACAGCACAGAGCTGAGCACAGTGCCAGCCAGGAAGGGTTCAATGCCAGGCACCGTCTAATACAGACCCACTTCCTGTGA